The genomic DNA GTTTTGTAGACATCAGGAAGATGTTGGTGTGTGCATGAAATCAATAGATTAGTAACAATATGTAACAAAAGCACTGAGAAAAGAAGCTGTGGAAAGCCCAAGTCTCAATAAATTTTTTGTAAAAGAAAGAAGTTTATGAGTTTTAGATCAGAGCTCTAACACTTACTtatgaattttaaaatgtgttatttatttgtttatttatttattgtttaacGGTTCATTTTCTGAGTTGCTGAgggttttttcatatttcttttcttcatgtttaaaaagaacctgaataaaaaacatatttgaataaaagtttatggaaaaacagttgggtttttttccctttgcttTCTCAAAAGTTGTTTTGAATGTGTACGAACTTTTTTCCATCCCACAAAATGGGAACGGCCAAGATGATTACACAAACTTTTGGGTGACAGTTGTGATCAGTAGCTGGTTCTCATGTGGATTACCTTTAACTGCTGgtgctgttttgttgttggaCGATTTAAAAATGTGCATCAAATATTTTGCATTTGCTCTTCTTTGGTTTCCTGGAGTGCTGCACGGTGAGAACAACAAGTAACTTCACAGACAAACATTTACACTGGTTGATAATGTTTTGCACTTACTTCAATGTTGTGTTTCAGCACAGAGCACCACACAGGCCTGTGATGCTCCCACACTGGACGGTGGCTTCTTTGCCCCAAAGCAAGAGACTTACTCTCACGGCACCAAGCTGAGCTACACCTGCAACGAAGGACGTAAGCTAGCAATGAAGGGTTGGTGGGCAACCAGCACATGTCACAATGGAAGATGGTCTCATCAGCCACAGTGTATAGGTAAGTCCTGCAAACagctcttctttcttttcttgtttgtcttggttgaaatatttttgcgctgatttcatctgtgcaaaaatattgcacagatgGAATCTGTGCAATAAGGTAGAATGAACtcctttttactttattttactttgaattTAATGCCAACATCAGCTTAAAATTTTAATGtatcagattttcttttttaaaaatgtttttcactaaCTTAAAGAAATCTGGTCGCCTTCTTTCCAAGATCCTTAAACtgctaatcttaaaagtagagagggtgtctgtctcctcaatccaaactgggagctggttccacaaaaGAAGGGCCTGATAGATGAAAGtgctgcctcccattctacttttagaaaTTTTAACTCTTTATTTAAGACCTTTTATGTCAGAGGAGGAGTTTCAAATATAATTCTGCATTTTAAAGGAGCCAATAAAGGGAAGATGATACCAAAGAAGTATGATGATAGTACTCTTGCTATAGCAATTTGGATTAACTGCGAAGTATCTGTAAGTATCCGGTTAGACACCACAGTCTGCACACTATGACGAAAATTATTGATCAACAAAATTAATACTGGTGAACACAGAACAAATTTGAGAAGAAGGCTGTTAATAAGGgcattttatgtaatttttttccaGGTCCTCACTGTTCTTTGATCCATGACTCAACTCACAGGAGTTTTTATGATTAGTGTTTAAGGACTGTAGGTTTTGTGGGTTTGATCCTGTGGATAAGCTACAAACAAACTGCTCTTCTCTGGGATTAATAACGTTTTTGAGTCTTAAACTAATTTTACAGAAAGCACAAATGCGTGCAGCGTGCCTCCTAAAATCCCCCATGCAGTCATCGTTCATCAGGACTACCAGGAAGTGTTTGCAGCAGGTTCAGAAGTGCAGTATGAGTGTGAAGATGGATACACTGCAGAGGGAGCACACAACAAAAAATCTGTTTGTACACAAGGAAGCTGGACACAAGGCCCGACCTGCAGTAAGTGGACATGAATTAAACTTTTTGACACACTATAACATAACATTATAATAATATAGTATCCATGCAGTATAGATCAATGATGTGTCTTGATCTTCACAGAAGGGCATTTAAGCACCATTACTGACAAGTTTGTAACAATAATTCCTCTCAACCTGCAGGCAGAGGAAGCTTTAAaccatttatttattctcttcagaaaatatatatacagtatagcAATGTTTTGAAAACACTCATTCACATCCCagaaaggttgattctgttcagctggacgttttcagtgggagaaacgtttcatcactcatccaagtgacttttcAGTCTCATCTGTCTGCAGGTTTCCAGCATCATAAACAGAACATTTGCATAATAACTGAAACTTGcaacactgaatgaacaatgggcaaAGGGGTCattttcttgatcattaatatacaAATTGTCATGATCATTGATCATAAACTACTGATCAAAAACCATTGAACAATGGTTATAAGTAGCATTCACAGAGAGTtagggaatggctgcaatcacagcactgaaagatactgaaagatgtacccttaggctcCCTCCTCGaatcagagatggtctttcccttttcacgtaaatggccacCTTCACTccccgctcaaaccagcgttccttcTGGAACGCCAGGAAGTGAACCCCCTCATGTCCACTAGCATGTAGGTGttaatagactgcagagtcctggcctgacacTTTCACTCTTTGATGTACCAAGAGTGCCGACAAAGGAACTGTGATAATGCAGGTGGAAAAGTAAAGATGCAGGGAGTAGAAGTAGTAGTGGAGATAGCTTGGGTCAACCAAGATAACAGATGGTGCAAAAGAGAAGTGAAGAAGATGACTGTCTCGTAGTGAACTGTGACAGAATGATAGCAGCAAGAGAGAAAAGGAAGGTTTACCAGACAGTAGTGATACCAGCTCTGATGTATGATTTAAAGATGGTGGCACTGATAAAAAGACAGGAGCTGGAGGCATCAGAGTTGATTTTCATCAGGACTGACCAGGAACAAGATTTGAAATGAGTGCGTCATAGGGACAGAtactgaagatggagctgccaagcaggaagaaaagagaaagatctCGGCTCATGGATGTGGAGCAAGAGGAGATGCAGAGGGGTgttgtgacagaagaggatacTGGGGACAGGATGATTCACTGTGATCACATATCAGGGAGGTACAGCTGGCAGCAGGACTGATTTATAAGTCAAAGGAGTTTATAAAGTGATgctaatatatatgtatatgtatatgtacatgTACGTTATCTGCTCTGTATCCTGCAGCATCTTCTAGCACCTCTGACTCAAATAACAGAGACAACAGTCTTATACCAGTAAACAGTAAGTTGTTCACAACCTTTTCCACTTAATCAGCATATAcatcaaattcagtttttatatatttaatttcgTTTTTTGAATGACAACAAGCAGCTGGATTGGAATTAGAAGCCAGtgttaatgaatgaatgaattgttGATCACTGCAAAAATGGTTAATTTTGATTAGTTGGGTACGTTGTACAGGGATTCAAAGATTTGGAAAACTAAACAGCTGAGTACACAATGATCATTTTGTTACAgtcactttcttttattttagttCAGTCGTGTGGAGCCCGCCCATACATCGAAAATGCTGTAATTGTGGAAGAAGGTCCAATGTATTTGAAATACCAGTGTAATCGTTATTACAAACTAGTTGGTCCAGAGGCTGTGAATTGTTACAGTGATGCTCACTGGTCCAAACTACCCACCTGTGAAGgtatcaaaaaataataattttcatttcaaaagtttattaaaaatgttcttaaaaattcttcttatgtttgtttttacttgtcGTTGTTTTTGCAGAAGCGTTCTGTGTGGTGGATCCTGCTAGATATGCTCGTTATGGTCTTGTAAAAACGTCATCTGAATACATGCGGGAAGGAGAGACGAAGCCTTTTCCTTGTACAACAAAAGACTATTATATCAATGTTCGGTGCACTAATAGAAGAATATTTCTGAGTACATGTAAGTATATAAACAATCTCTTTATATTTTAACTTGTTTCTCTTTCAGTTTCTCTTTTCCTGTAACAGCTAACATACATGAAACTTCATTCTCCAGGATCTAATTAACACATCATTTCAAGAAGAatagtgaaagaaaacaagtaaataaacatTTCCCACACAGGAACATAATGAAATAGAAACCTAACATTGCTGAGTTGTGAAAGGCTGCAGCTGATGTTTGCCTATAGAGTCGTCCCCAACTTCCAACAGCCAAATTCATGTCATGTCAGAGACATTAATAGATAAATATTGAGATACAGGTATAAATACAaacataaatatacatataaatataaacgGTCCCAAATATGTGTGTAAATATATGCCATGGTGTACCAAAGTAACAGACTGCAGTTAGGTGTGTTTAATCCTGTTCTGCATGTGTGGATGTGACCCAAGTGGATGAACTAAAGAGTCTGATAGCAGCAGGAAGGAACGACCTCCTGTAACGTTCCCCTCAGACAGCGAGGTTGAAGAAATCTGTTCCTGAAACTGTTCTTCAGATTGTCCAGTGTGTTATGGAGGGAGTGGGAGTCATTGTCTATGATTGCAAGCAGTTTTGCCAGCAAATATTAATATggaataaaagtaaaacacGAAGAATAAAAGCAATCTGACTCTTTAAGAACAGAGGATTTTTGTCTGTAGGTTTATCTTTGAATGCAGCGAATCCGTCCTCACTAATAAAGTTTACTGGATCTGAGCTTCTAACTGACAAACTCACTTTTTGCTTTTGTCTGATTATGTTTAGGTTGTCCAACAGCTGACATTTTTTATGTAAGTGTAATTCTTTGATTTActtttcaaatatatacatttcaAAGAAGTATATTAAATTGTGGATAACATTTACACAGCAGtttgaaaattatttttttatttgtattttaatcaGGAAGTGTGCAGAGTATTCAGAGAACCCAACTGACAACATGACCTTTCTGAAACACTTCAACCAGAAACCTGCAGAGCAACAAtgaaacatgtttcttttctctgtACAGTTTTAGTGCTGATTGTTCTTTAAACACCAAACTGTCCATAAATGTTTTGAGCTTTGAATGCACTCAATACATGATGTGCACACTGAATCCATAAAGTGCAGAGGGCTGGCTGAGGTCTGAATTCAATGTTTCATCATCAGAGACGTCTTTGTATTGCTTTGTCTGCTAAAAGAGTggatctgttttttctttgtacataCTTAGAACATCTACAAATGactgtttaaatattgaaactagtatttttaacagttttctaGTAGAGGTTTGGGTTGTGAGTTCTACACAATGAACACTTTCATAGATGCTGCAATGTCAAATTCTTCATGTGTGTACATGCACAGACCACATGTGCATACTGTTGTGCACATAAACTCACAGATGTATATGACAACTCAGGTTCATGGCAAtaaattttttattctaattttaaaaatgtacatataCATTTAATACAGTTTTTTTATAGACACCTTTCAGAACACAGCCTATGCCTGATTCTCATACCTGCATTAGTTTAGTCATAATGTTGAAATTGTGAGGAAAAAAGCAGATGAGCAAATCTGTAGCTGCCAGCTGTCCTCTAGGCTTCACCTCCGCAAAACCTGTGTCTCTGAACTGGATCTCACAGTGTTTGTGGTCTCATAAGCTCTCCTGTGAATTTTAGTTTGCATGCTTGGAATATATTATGCTAAATATATACAGGTTTTTCCACAATAGATATGATAGTAAAAGTTAGTAAACCTCTATTAAAGTCTGTTGTTTCTTAGATTCAGCattgaaactgaatttaaaacaaaacatagatGACATTCTGTCACCTCGGCAACCACCATGATCTCACTGCCTAAAGTCATTCAGTAACTCTCATTGGATAGTGTTCATAAACATCTTTCACTAAATATCAAAGTTTTCTACCTGCCCTAGTTTAAATTATAAAAGAAATTATTATGCATGAGAATTTATACAATGTTGAGTACTTTTCCACTAAACAGTCGTCTTCTACTTTGGTTAGGGTTTTTAACAACCATTTATCAaacttatattttgcttttgttttatttttttactgcaaTTTCTGTAGAGTAGCTTTTATAGTGTTAAGTCAGTATATgctacaaaataaaagcctttccTTTACAGGAGGTTTGtaggtattttattttgaattgtTCCAATGATGGCACATCAAAGGAGCAGCACTTCAAAGGAACAGCCTGTGATGTCATGGTGCACATTCTACTGGAAAAACCCTTAAATAGGGGAGAAGTTCAACCAATTTTAGTGGATCTCGGATGGCAGAAACACACAACAACCTGGTTGTTAAAACAAAGATAAGGCAGACGCAGAGAAACGCAGACGCAAACGCTGAACCATCGACAATGGCAGAAGCACAAACGAAAATGGTCATGACTCCAAAAATAATAATCTTGCCAAACCCAAAAAACGAGCTTGAAAAACCCGGAAGACCAAATACTGAAAAATCTCCC from Pelmatolapia mariae isolate MD_Pm_ZW linkage group LG18, Pm_UMD_F_2, whole genome shotgun sequence includes the following:
- the LOC134617257 gene encoding complement factor H-like — translated: MCIKYFAFALLWFPGVLHAQSTTQACDAPTLDGGFFAPKQETYSHGTKLSYTCNEGRKLAMKGWWATSTCHNGRWSHQPQCIESTNACSVPPKIPHAVIVHQDYQEVFAAGSEVQYECEDGYTAEGAHNKKSVCTQGSWTQGPTCTSSSTSDSNNRDNSLIPVNIQSCGARPYIENAVIVEEGPMYLKYQCNRYYKLVGPEAVNCYSDAHWSKLPTCEEAFCVVDPARYARYGLVKTSSEYMREGETKPFPFSLFL